A part of Gemmatimonadota bacterium genomic DNA contains:
- the ccmA gene encoding heme ABC exporter ATP-binding protein CcmA, whose translation MNTSAIDIQNTTRRFGHITALQNINLTVPTGCIFVLFGPNGAGKTTLLRLIATLSKPSSGDIRVSGIDTRHNPHEIRKNIGFISHQTMLYDDLTARENLAFYGRMYGLQNLNTRIEEVLLAAGLKDRQRDRIQKFSRGMKQRLAIARAILHHPSILLLDEPFTGLDTSAQSVLSSIITTLKAEGRTIFLVTHDLARGLALADRFGILFQGQLVHEASTKDISESELQTLYENKTTL comes from the coding sequence ATGAACACATCGGCCATCGACATACAGAACACAACCCGCCGTTTTGGTCATATCACGGCCCTGCAAAACATAAACCTCACCGTACCAACGGGATGTATTTTTGTACTCTTTGGCCCAAACGGAGCTGGCAAAACAACCCTGTTGCGCCTCATCGCCACACTATCAAAACCATCATCGGGCGACATCCGGGTCAGCGGTATAGACACCCGGCACAACCCGCATGAAATACGAAAAAACATCGGATTCATCTCGCATCAAACCATGCTCTACGACGACCTCACAGCGCGTGAAAACCTCGCATTTTACGGACGCATGTACGGTCTCCAAAACCTCAATACCCGCATTGAAGAAGTCCTCCTCGCCGCTGGCCTGAAAGATCGCCAGCGCGATCGGATACAAAAATTCTCACGGGGCATGAAACAGCGATTGGCCATTGCCCGGGCCATCTTACACCATCCATCGATCCTCTTGCTCGACGAACCCTTTACCGGCCTCGACACATCGGCTCAGTCGGTATTATCCAGCATAATCACCACCCTCAAAGCAGAAGGACGCACCATCTTCCTCGTCACACACGACCTCGCGCGGGGCCTCGCACTCGCAGACCGCTTTGGCATCCTCTTCCAGGGCCAATTGGTACACGAAGCATCGACAAAAGACATCAGTGAATCCGAATTGCAAACCCTCTACGAAAACAAAACCACCCTTTGA
- a CDS encoding cytochrome C assembly protein, with product MPALIRICPGGLTMSQKPYILPFVFGILALICLSIAPYLVFIYAGIEKEMGLAQKIFYYHVPSAFSMFLGSFLCFVFSIFYLWKRDKNCDLWAACSAEVSLLFGTLVLITGAIWAKPIWGAWWVWDAQLTLTLILWLILAAYHMLRTYIEDAVQSARYRAVLGIIGFLNVPFIHYATKLWRTHHPEVVRGEEISLPPDMKIAFFFCVITFFALFFALLFKRVSLAKAQDELESLKAEI from the coding sequence ATGCCTGCTCTTATTCGAATATGTCCTGGAGGATTGACAATGTCTCAAAAACCCTACATCCTTCCATTTGTCTTCGGCATTCTCGCGCTCATCTGCCTATCTATCGCGCCCTATCTGGTATTCATTTACGCCGGAATAGAAAAAGAAATGGGACTGGCACAAAAAATCTTCTACTACCACGTCCCATCTGCTTTCTCAATGTTCTTGGGAAGCTTTCTCTGCTTCGTCTTTAGCATCTTCTATCTCTGGAAACGCGACAAAAACTGCGACCTGTGGGCCGCTTGCTCAGCCGAAGTGAGCTTGCTCTTTGGCACCCTGGTCTTAATCACAGGCGCGATCTGGGCAAAACCCATCTGGGGCGCGTGGTGGGTCTGGGATGCACAACTCACCCTCACCCTCATACTCTGGCTCATTCTCGCGGCGTATCACATGTTGCGCACCTACATCGAAGACGCGGTTCAAAGTGCGCGCTATCGCGCAGTACTCGGCATAATCGGCTTCCTCAACGTACCCTTCATCCACTACGCCACCAAACTGTGGCGCACGCATCACCCGGAAGTGGTTCGTGGCGAAGAAATCAGCCTGCCCCCCGACATGAAAATCGCTTTTTTCTTTTGCGTCATCACCTTCTTCGCGCTCTTCTTCGCCCTGCTCTTCAAGCGCGTATCACTCGCAAAAGCACAAGACGAACTCGAATCACTCAAAGCCGAAATATAA
- a CDS encoding CcmD family protein: MQHLEYMTAAYIIIWVAILLYFLSLSKREKAIWEELRELRATINKDNIP; encoded by the coding sequence ATGCAACACCTCGAATACATGACCGCGGCGTACATCATAATATGGGTCGCCATCCTGCTCTACTTCTTAAGCCTGTCCAAACGCGAAAAAGCGATCTGGGAAGAACTGCGCGAACTGCGCGCCACCATCAACAAAGACAACATCCCATAG
- a CDS encoding RNA methyltransferase → MAIKNAKKILNLKRRKMRQAEQKYLIEGIRLCEEALKSSDTLEQLIFCRESIARNTRLENLYQATLAQRIPIQQTDWRAFKHMSDTDTPQGVLGVVSMPTYDPKTVLNTNGPFLILDRISDPGNLGVIMRTAEAAGCKGIFLTRGSVEVYNPKVVRATMGAIFRMPVFPLQDGPALLHSLRQRNIQIIAAHTSGISFHKLQTQNPVALLLGNEAFGIDPALLALSHHTVTIPMAAPVESLNIAVASGILLFNLSHK, encoded by the coding sequence ATGGCCATCAAAAACGCCAAAAAAATTCTGAACCTGAAACGCCGCAAAATGCGTCAGGCAGAACAAAAATATCTCATAGAAGGCATTCGTCTCTGCGAAGAAGCACTCAAAAGCAGTGACACCCTCGAACAACTCATCTTCTGTCGCGAAAGCATCGCCCGCAACACGCGCCTCGAAAACCTCTACCAGGCGACTCTCGCACAACGCATCCCCATCCAGCAAACCGACTGGCGCGCCTTCAAACACATGTCAGACACGGACACACCGCAAGGCGTACTCGGCGTGGTATCAATGCCGACCTATGATCCCAAAACCGTCCTTAACACCAATGGTCCATTCCTCATCCTCGACCGCATCTCTGACCCCGGCAACCTGGGCGTCATCATGCGAACAGCCGAAGCCGCCGGATGCAAAGGCATCTTTCTCACCCGGGGATCCGTCGAAGTCTATAACCCCAAAGTCGTGCGCGCCACCATGGGCGCCATCTTTCGCATGCCCGTCTTCCCCCTCCAGGACGGACCCGCCCTGTTACACTCTCTCCGCCAGCGCAACATCCAGATCATCGCAGCACACACCAGCGGCATCTCTTTCCACAAACTCCAAACCCAAAATCCCGTTGCCCTCCTCCTCGGCAACGAAGCCTTTGGCATCGATCCCGCCCTCCTCGCCCTATCCCACCACACCGTCACCATACCCATGGCCGCCCCGGTTGAATCGCTCAACATCGCAGTCGCAAGCGGCATCCTCCTATTTAATCTCTCGCATAAATAA
- a CDS encoding Gfo/Idh/MocA family oxidoreductase, translating into MSDLNVGIVGLGWVAGAHIDTFKAVNGANVTAICSRRDHNEDDLAAEYGTPLKAYKNYDEMIADPDIHIIDICTPHKFHADQAVAAAEAGKHLLIEKPICLSYEDLKRVRDAIVAAGVQSCVCFECRFSAHFSMIRSIIDEGLLGELHYGEVDYYHGIGPWYGQFEWNVKKDFAGSSLLTAGCHALDACLFFMDGDVEEVTSLATRSRSDIFEPYEYDTTTVSLLKFANGNAAKVTSCVDCLQPYYFHIHLVGSEGSLLDNRIYSHKLHGMSKERWSTLETSLIDSGDVADHPYEPQFQAFVDGINANEPMERTNFDIAFETHRVNFAADLSASEGRTVKLSEFD; encoded by the coding sequence ATGAGCGATCTCAATGTCGGCATTGTTGGACTCGGCTGGGTAGCTGGGGCGCATATTGATACGTTTAAGGCGGTCAATGGTGCAAATGTCACGGCGATATGTTCTCGCCGGGATCACAACGAAGATGATCTTGCAGCAGAATACGGCACGCCTTTGAAGGCGTATAAGAATTACGATGAGATGATCGCAGATCCCGATATTCATATTATCGATATTTGCACGCCACACAAATTTCACGCCGATCAAGCGGTTGCGGCTGCCGAGGCGGGCAAACATTTGCTGATTGAAAAGCCTATATGTCTGTCTTATGAGGATCTCAAACGGGTGCGCGATGCGATTGTGGCAGCGGGTGTGCAGTCCTGTGTTTGTTTTGAGTGTCGCTTTAGTGCGCACTTTTCTATGATCCGCTCGATTATTGACGAGGGGTTGCTCGGCGAGTTGCACTATGGCGAGGTTGATTACTACCACGGGATTGGTCCCTGGTATGGTCAATTTGAATGGAATGTGAAGAAGGATTTTGCCGGGTCGAGTTTGCTCACCGCAGGGTGTCACGCGCTGGATGCGTGTCTGTTTTTTATGGATGGCGATGTGGAGGAAGTGACCAGTCTCGCGACGAGATCGAGGTCCGATATTTTTGAGCCGTATGAATACGATACCACCACGGTTTCTCTTCTCAAATTTGCCAATGGGAATGCGGCAAAGGTGACTTCGTGTGTCGATTGCTTGCAGCCCTATTATTTTCATATTCATCTCGTGGGTTCCGAAGGCAGCTTGCTGGACAATCGGATCTATTCGCACAAGTTGCACGGTATGAGCAAAGAGAGGTGGAGTACGCTCGAGACGTCGCTGATTGATTCTGGCGATGTGGCAGATCATCCCTATGAGCCGCAGTTCCAGGCTTTTGTGGATGGTATCAATGCCAATGAGCCGATGGAGCGCACGAATTTTGATATTGCTTTTGAGACCCACCGCGTCAATTTTGCCGCCGATCTTTCGGCTTCGGAGGGCCGCACGGTCAAGCTTTCGGAATTTGATTGA
- a CDS encoding type II toxin-antitoxin system HicB family antitoxin, giving the protein MKQYNACYTPIPSGYMGQLLDWPEVVTEGATIQECTELLQDALNEMIQAYSELDKPIPKP; this is encoded by the coding sequence ATGAAACAATACAACGCTTGCTATACGCCAATTCCGTCGGGTTACATGGGGCAACTGTTGGATTGGCCAGAAGTGGTGACGGAAGGGGCGACAATACAAGAATGCACAGAATTACTACAAGATGCGCTCAACGAAATGATACAAGCCTATAGCGAATTGGATAAACCCATTCCCAAACCCTAA
- a CDS encoding SelT/SelW/SelH family protein translates to MTDQIVNAFKQDIEAITLIPSSGGRFEVTVDGELVFSKLKEKRFPEYEEIQPHIQSRIS, encoded by the coding sequence ATGACGGATCAAATTGTCAATGCATTTAAGCAGGATATCGAAGCTATTACCCTGATTCCGTCCAGCGGTGGTCGCTTTGAGGTTACGGTTGATGGCGAACTGGTGTTCTCCAAACTCAAGGAGAAGCGTTTTCCAGAATACGAGGAAATTCAACCGCATATTCAAAGTCGGATTTCGTGA
- a CDS encoding HEPN domain-containing protein yields MNEVDEAHAMLSMAEKNLRALKGMDDATVFYDEIFGFHVQQTIAKSLKAWIIAIGVEFPFIHNLARLLAILEENGCDVESFWDLVEYTAYAVNFRYDAAEMTDDPLDRSDASEQAQRLYDHVRKIIDTAAKS; encoded by the coding sequence ATGAACGAGGTTGATGAGGCGCATGCTATGCTTTCGATGGCGGAAAAAAATTTGCGTGCATTAAAGGGCATGGATGATGCGACAGTATTTTATGATGAAATTTTTGGTTTTCATGTTCAGCAGACGATAGCGAAATCGTTAAAAGCCTGGATTATCGCTATTGGTGTTGAGTTTCCATTCATCCACAATCTCGCGAGATTGCTTGCGATTCTCGAAGAGAATGGATGTGATGTCGAGTCATTTTGGGATCTGGTTGAATATACGGCATATGCTGTTAATTTTCGATACGATGCTGCTGAAATGACGGATGACCCTTTAGACCGTTCTGATGCGTCGGAACAAGCACAAAGGCTCTATGATCATGTTCGCAAGATTATTGATACAGCGGCGAAGAGTTGA
- a CDS encoding carboxypeptidase M32 → MADVKSTYQKLIAEIKQISLLGSCAGVLGWDKQTYMPKGGAGHRAEQLALLTGMVHERATAPQIGDYLAEIENSDLISEPHSEAAINIRELRRDYDRAIKLPQSLVEELARVATIAQQVWREAREKSDYALFQPHLTKILDLKHQEVSALNTGETSYDTLLDDYEPGETTENLTRVFSGLRDELVELVGAIAESGKKPDENILTRTYPIDQQEEFGKTAAAQIGFNFDNGRLDITTHPFCSGIGPGDTRLTTRYNTHFFSESFFSIMHEAGHGIYDQGLNDEHYGTPMGGSVSLGIHESQSRMWENFVGRSEAFWTHFYPKMQTAFPDALSDVSQRDFYAAINAVAPSYIRVEADEATYNLHIMLRFELEQALIDGGLKAEDVPGVWNETFEKYLGLTPPDDALGCLQDIHWSGGGIGYFPTYALGNLYAAQFFEQARQEVGDLNAQFAEGVFEPLKNWLTEKIYSQGQRYRANELIEVVTGKPLSHEPLMRHLRAKYEPLYGI, encoded by the coding sequence ATGGCCGATGTCAAATCCACATATCAGAAATTGATCGCAGAAATAAAACAAATCTCCCTATTGGGATCCTGTGCCGGTGTATTGGGCTGGGACAAACAGACCTACATGCCTAAAGGCGGAGCCGGGCATCGCGCCGAGCAACTCGCACTACTCACCGGCATGGTACACGAACGTGCAACCGCCCCTCAAATCGGCGACTATCTCGCAGAAATAGAAAACAGCGACCTCATCTCTGAACCGCATTCCGAAGCCGCAATCAACATACGAGAACTCCGCCGGGACTACGATCGGGCTATCAAACTACCCCAATCCCTCGTCGAAGAACTCGCCCGCGTAGCCACCATCGCGCAGCAAGTATGGCGAGAAGCCCGCGAAAAATCGGATTACGCCCTGTTCCAACCCCACCTCACAAAGATCCTCGACCTGAAACATCAAGAAGTAAGTGCGCTGAACACGGGCGAAACCTCTTACGACACGTTATTAGACGACTACGAACCCGGCGAAACCACTGAAAACCTGACCCGGGTCTTCTCGGGCCTGCGCGACGAACTCGTCGAACTCGTGGGAGCAATCGCCGAATCCGGCAAAAAACCCGACGAAAATATCCTCACACGTACATATCCCATAGACCAACAAGAAGAATTTGGAAAAACCGCCGCCGCACAAATCGGCTTCAACTTTGACAACGGGCGTTTAGACATCACCACCCACCCATTTTGCAGCGGCATTGGACCGGGCGACACCCGCCTGACCACGCGGTATAACACACACTTCTTTTCCGAATCATTCTTCAGCATCATGCACGAAGCGGGCCACGGCATATACGACCAGGGCTTAAACGACGAACATTACGGCACACCCATGGGAGGATCTGTATCCCTGGGCATACACGAATCGCAATCGCGCATGTGGGAAAACTTCGTCGGCCGCAGTGAAGCATTTTGGACACACTTCTACCCCAAAATGCAAACCGCATTCCCGGACGCACTAAGCGATGTCTCCCAACGCGACTTCTACGCCGCAATCAACGCCGTCGCCCCCTCATATATTCGCGTAGAAGCCGACGAAGCCACGTACAACTTGCACATCATGTTGCGCTTTGAACTCGAACAAGCACTGATCGATGGCGGGTTAAAAGCCGAAGATGTCCCCGGCGTCTGGAACGAAACATTTGAAAAATATCTGGGACTAACACCCCCGGACGATGCCCTGGGGTGCTTGCAGGACATACACTGGAGCGGAGGAGGGATAGGGTACTTTCCAACCTATGCCCTGGGCAACTTGTACGCCGCGCAATTCTTTGAACAAGCGCGCCAGGAAGTAGGCGACCTGAATGCACAATTTGCCGAAGGCGTATTTGAACCCCTGAAGAACTGGCTAACGGAAAAAATCTATTCGCAAGGCCAACGCTATCGCGCAAATGAACTCATCGAAGTCGTAACCGGAAAACCCCTGAGCCATGAACCCTTAATGCGGCATCTCAGGGCAAAATACGAACCGTTATACGGGATTTAG
- a CDS encoding nucleoside hydrolase yields MERPLNKQPIILDTDPGVDDALAIMLALGSPELDVIGICTVSGNVPLNTGTRNAQGLLQLLDRTEIPVFAGADQPLKRDPVFATEVHGESGMGQAVLPEPSQKIKGDAVDFLVQTLSDQPGEITIIAVGPLTNLALAEQRQPGTLQKAKQVIVMGGAIAETGNSTPVAEFNFYADPHAAHIVVHSDAALLIVPLDATRQVVLSETDIENQIASLKTVASQFVVDAVQNVFALYRQLEREPIVYLHDPLAVGAAIASELLRSETLYIDIETSGDLTMGQVVTDRRGLPPPYRLGEPVNCAMHVNAEAFLSLFLTRVF; encoded by the coding sequence ATGGAGCGACCATTGAACAAACAACCCATCATCTTAGACACCGACCCCGGCGTGGATGACGCGTTGGCCATCATGCTGGCATTGGGATCCCCCGAACTCGACGTAATAGGCATCTGCACAGTAAGCGGCAACGTCCCTCTCAACACCGGCACGCGCAACGCACAGGGATTATTGCAACTATTGGACCGCACAGAAATACCCGTCTTCGCAGGCGCGGACCAGCCCTTAAAACGCGACCCCGTATTTGCAACCGAAGTCCATGGCGAAAGCGGCATGGGACAAGCCGTATTGCCAGAACCATCCCAAAAGATAAAAGGCGACGCCGTTGACTTCCTCGTGCAAACCCTATCCGATCAACCCGGCGAAATCACAATAATAGCCGTCGGACCCCTGACAAATCTGGCACTGGCAGAACAGCGCCAGCCGGGAACACTTCAAAAAGCCAAACAGGTCATCGTAATGGGCGGCGCCATTGCAGAAACCGGCAACTCAACACCCGTCGCAGAATTCAACTTTTACGCCGACCCTCACGCTGCCCATATAGTCGTCCATTCGGACGCGGCACTTCTGATCGTACCATTAGACGCAACGCGTCAGGTCGTATTATCCGAAACAGATATCGAAAACCAGATCGCCTCTCTGAAAACAGTCGCATCTCAATTCGTCGTCGATGCCGTACAAAACGTATTCGCACTCTATCGACAACTCGAACGCGAGCCAATCGTGTACCTGCACGACCCACTCGCCGTAGGCGCGGCCATCGCATCCGAACTCCTCCGCTCAGAAACCCTGTACATCGACATAGAAACATCGGGCGACCTCACCATGGGCCAGGTCGTCACAGACCGCCGCGGCCTGCCTCCGCCCTATCGTCTTGGAGAACCCGTCAACTGCGCGATGCACGTCAATGCCGAAGCGTTTTTATCTCTATTTCTAACGCGGGTTTTTTAG
- the rsgA gene encoding ribosome small subunit-dependent GTPase A — MSKSDNEGTVIRHHLGNYVVQTADRVVMCALSTRLRKQLEYPEAAPGSRRRRVQSVRRVRVIDPVAVGDRVVFSEGADNRGMIREVCPRSNKVSRRASGGSYREQLLAANIDQVVPIVSAGEPDPDWILLDRMLGIAEWQQIPVSLCLNKLDLADEAWADRVMRPYRAMGYPVVYTSIISDAGKEAFYDVLSGKITLFMGASGVGKSSLLNWLQPGLQLRTGPVSKATGEGIHTTTHTELVALDGGGFVGDMPGVREFYLYDISPEDVPVLFRDFHPFLGGCRFRDCSHVHEPSCAVRAAVDDGEVSLERYQSYMRLRERP; from the coding sequence ATGTCTAAATCTGATAATGAAGGTACTGTTATCCGCCATCACCTCGGCAATTATGTCGTCCAGACCGCCGATCGCGTGGTGATGTGCGCGCTTTCGACTCGTTTGCGGAAACAGCTCGAATATCCCGAAGCTGCGCCGGGTTCGCGCCGCCGCCGCGTGCAGTCTGTCAGGCGGGTGCGCGTGATTGATCCGGTTGCGGTTGGGGATCGCGTGGTTTTTTCTGAGGGTGCCGATAATAGGGGTATGATTCGCGAGGTGTGTCCCCGCAGCAATAAGGTTTCTCGGCGTGCGTCTGGCGGATCTTATAGAGAGCAGCTTTTAGCTGCCAATATCGATCAGGTTGTTCCCATTGTGTCTGCGGGTGAGCCAGATCCGGATTGGATTTTGCTGGATCGCATGTTGGGTATTGCAGAGTGGCAGCAAATACCGGTGTCACTGTGTCTCAATAAGCTCGATCTCGCCGATGAGGCCTGGGCAGATCGGGTTATGCGTCCGTACAGGGCAATGGGATATCCCGTGGTTTATACCAGTATTATTTCCGATGCGGGTAAAGAGGCGTTTTACGATGTTCTGAGCGGGAAGATTACCCTTTTTATGGGGGCTTCCGGCGTTGGAAAGTCGAGTTTGCTCAATTGGTTGCAACCGGGATTGCAATTGCGTACAGGACCTGTTAGCAAGGCTACGGGCGAGGGCATACATACGACGACTCATACGGAGTTGGTCGCGCTTGATGGGGGAGGGTTTGTCGGCGATATGCCCGGTGTTCGAGAGTTTTATCTGTACGATATAAGTCCCGAAGATGTTCCCGTTCTTTTTAGAGATTTTCATCCGTTTCTCGGCGGTTGTCGGTTTCGCGATTGTTCGCATGTTCACGAACCCAGTTGCGCGGTGAGGGCGGCTGTGGATGATGGTGAGGTCTCGCTTGAACGCTATCAGAGTTATATGAGGCTGCGAGAGAGGCCGTAG
- a CDS encoding ABC transporter permease, translating into MGYEWIIIRRHLFSVGRRMGLTTIIAIIGVGLGVGALVITLSVMNGYADMIFDRQVGINPHITVRRPYSERIENYAPIVQLLEKHPEVVGANPVIETEGYVLSRVKDVGTVTSGVLVRGVDGIVKSSDIAHHITEGKMELTHIEGNTFGIAIGKTLAEKLGASVGSKIRLLAAPKDLTNIPPLRQYVITGIFETGFYEFDASLIYVSLSAAQRDLQWGDLATGIQVRLVNAFEADRVSVELRETLAATYSDMFPTSWMYAQGNLYAWIQLQKWASFVVLSLIVVVAGFNIISILTMTVNERRREIGILKAMGAAPKSIAQIFSREGLIIGASGVLLGNILGGGLCWIQKVYAPISLSGDIYFINALPVTINIGDFAMTSALALLLCLVFARWPAKRAATLDPVEAIRYE; encoded by the coding sequence ATGGGCTATGAATGGATCATAATCAGACGACACCTCTTCAGCGTTGGTCGTCGCATGGGATTAACCACAATCATTGCCATCATCGGTGTCGGGCTGGGCGTTGGGGCACTCGTCATCACCCTATCGGTAATGAATGGCTATGCAGACATGATCTTTGACCGCCAGGTAGGCATCAATCCCCATATAACCGTGCGGCGCCCGTACAGCGAACGCATAGAAAATTACGCACCCATCGTCCAATTGCTCGAAAAACATCCCGAAGTAGTCGGCGCCAATCCCGTCATAGAAACAGAAGGTTATGTACTGAGCAGGGTCAAAGATGTGGGCACTGTCACATCGGGCGTATTGGTGCGGGGCGTAGATGGCATTGTGAAAAGCAGCGACATCGCCCATCACATAACCGAAGGGAAAATGGAATTAACCCACATTGAAGGCAATACCTTTGGAATCGCAATAGGCAAAACACTCGCCGAAAAATTGGGTGCCTCCGTGGGATCAAAAATTCGCCTGTTGGCCGCCCCTAAAGACCTCACCAACATACCCCCCCTTCGCCAATATGTGATAACCGGCATTTTTGAAACGGGATTTTACGAATTTGACGCCTCACTAATCTACGTATCCCTCTCGGCTGCACAACGGGACCTGCAATGGGGCGACCTGGCGACCGGCATTCAAGTACGCCTCGTCAATGCATTTGAAGCCGATCGCGTCAGCGTTGAATTGCGAGAGACATTGGCGGCAACGTATTCCGATATGTTCCCCACATCGTGGATGTATGCCCAGGGCAATCTGTACGCGTGGATCCAGTTGCAAAAATGGGCGAGTTTTGTGGTCTTGAGCTTGATCGTGGTCGTCGCGGGATTCAACATCATCAGCATACTAACCATGACCGTAAATGAGCGCAGACGCGAAATTGGCATCTTAAAAGCAATGGGCGCAGCACCCAAAAGCATCGCCCAAATTTTTTCCCGAGAAGGCCTGATAATCGGAGCGAGTGGTGTATTATTGGGCAACATACTGGGCGGGGGTCTGTGCTGGATACAAAAAGTCTATGCACCCATATCACTCTCCGGCGATATTTACTTCATCAACGCCCTCCCCGTAACCATAAACATAGGGGACTTCGCAATGACCTCTGCACTGGCATTGTTATTATGCCTCGTATTTGCCCGCTGGCCCGCAAAACGAGCGGCAACACTGGACCCCGTAGAAGCGATTAGATATGAATAA
- a CDS encoding ABC transporter permease codes for MNNTYEYFIARRLMRAMRQQRQISFTAAIAITGVTIGVAALVIVLSVFNGFSALLWDSLLSVSPHIVVQKPHAQPMPSNEEQIEQLKKLASVRAAAPFVSTEGFALRRPPGGEMIQAGVAVRGIDAAQLAKITDLKAYLWAGDLDLNIQPPDPDQDARATRRAKIYGTAIGRVLADRLGAVIGTEIMLGLVPKEVLMGQQPQLWPYKVTAIFHTGLDELDSALAFVSLEAAQRDLGWRDQISGIQIRLAEPFEAHRIAPTLPTGTDFDVRTWMDTHRNLYASIRLEKWFSSLVLCLIVMVAGFNIVSILTMTVGDRQRDIGILKAMGATPRAIGKIFTLKGLGVGLTGVVFGNAIGYLLCWSQQTFEWIKLPGQIYIIQALPVKMLAIDFVCISLASVGLCFAFALLPARKAASLAPVVALRE; via the coding sequence ATGAATAATACCTATGAATACTTCATCGCGCGGCGACTCATGCGCGCCATGCGCCAGCAGCGTCAGATATCGTTTACCGCAGCCATAGCTATTACAGGCGTAACCATTGGCGTTGCCGCCCTCGTCATTGTCCTGTCCGTTTTCAACGGCTTTTCGGCATTATTGTGGGACAGCCTGTTGAGCGTAAGCCCGCATATCGTCGTACAAAAACCCCATGCACAGCCCATGCCGTCCAACGAAGAACAAATCGAACAACTGAAAAAATTGGCCTCTGTACGCGCAGCAGCACCTTTTGTATCGACCGAAGGATTTGCGCTCCGGCGACCCCCTGGCGGCGAAATGATCCAGGCTGGCGTAGCCGTGCGGGGAATAGACGCCGCACAATTGGCAAAAATTACAGACCTCAAAGCGTACTTATGGGCAGGTGACCTCGACCTGAACATTCAACCACCCGACCCCGATCAGGATGCACGCGCTACCAGACGCGCCAAAATATATGGCACGGCCATTGGACGCGTACTCGCAGACCGGCTCGGCGCAGTAATCGGCACCGAAATCATGCTGGGACTGGTCCCCAAAGAAGTCTTAATGGGACAACAACCGCAATTATGGCCCTACAAAGTAACCGCCATCTTTCACACTGGACTGGATGAACTCGACTCCGCACTCGCTTTTGTATCGCTCGAAGCGGCACAACGTGACCTGGGGTGGCGCGATCAGATCTCGGGCATCCAGATTCGGCTCGCCGAGCCATTTGAAGCACATCGCATCGCACCCACCCTTCCCACAGGAACGGATTTTGACGTCAGAACCTGGATGGACACACACCGCAATCTGTATGCATCCATCCGTCTGGAAAAATGGTTTAGCTCCCTGGTACTGTGTCTCATCGTAATGGTAGCCGGATTCAACATCGTCAGCATTTTGACCATGACAGTAGGCGACAGACAGCGCGACATCGGCATATTAAAAGCAATGGGCGCAACGCCGCGTGCAATTGGCAAAATCTTCACACTCAAAGGCCTGGGCGTTGGCCTGACGGGCGTCGTCTTTGGCAATGCAATTGGCTATCTCCTGTGCTGGTCGCAACAAACCTTTGAATGGATCAAACTCCCCGGTCAAATTTACATCATCCAGGCATTGCCCGTAAAAATGCTCGCCATTGATTTTGTATGTATCTCTCTCGCATCTGTAGGCCTGTGCTTCGCATTCGCCCTCTTGCCCGCCCGCAAAGCCGCCTCACTTGCGCCCGTCGTGGCATTGAGAGAATAA